From a region of the Kwoniella mangroviensis CBS 8507 chromosome 1 map unlocalized Ctg01, whole genome shotgun sequence genome:
- a CDS encoding ATP-dependent RNA helicase DBP8, translating to MTATKKATSQRLNGDQEATGLILDQNEVLKAMMAAQKGKAKEVLSEDEDGDEEEDAGSEADSEEDSEDEVEAHSSEDEGSEASSSNTDINSKRGLKRSRDSEDDGDEGGSDEDLPIQTSNTASTSRINLSSRISTAVNGHKTPQKSTIDPSAAFTANPKPSSDTTFASLGLSQPLITALGSINIHKPTEIQAACVGPILSGRDCIGGAKTGSGKTMAFALPIVERIARDPFGVWAVVLTPTRELAYQLSEQFLVVGKPLGLTTATIVGGMDMMTQAQQLEARPQIIVATPGRLCDLLRSDGMSQGKLSRVKTLVLDEADRLLTPTFAPELAYLFSQIPPKRQTCLFTATVSEAIMELANKSPAPGKEKPFVYRVESDTLTVSRLKQKYLFIPSQIRDPYLLYLLQHPPEDIDIALRVDPKKNKSQDSEEKRKKGKKNKHVKIMDDEDENENIPSTIIFTQRCATAHLLHLLLNQLEIPSVALHSHLSQPQRLLSLARFRAQEVKVLVTTDVGSRGLDIPEVAMVVNWDCPRRSDDYIHRVGRTARAGRGGVAITVITERDVELVKMIEDDVKVKLQELTLPEDTVLESMNKVALARRMATMEMHDSGFGERQAINKAKAVKRMKRDAASKAN from the exons ATGACAGCCACGAAGAAGGCTACAAGCCAGAGATTGAATGGCGATCAGGAAGCTACAGGACTTATATTGGACCAGAATGAAGTCTTGAAAGCTATGATGGCTGCTcaaaaaggaaaagcgaAGGAGGTGCTctcggaagatgaggatggagacgaggaagaagatgcaggGTCCGAAGCTGATTCGGAAGAGGACTCCGAGGATGAGGTCGAAGCCCACAGCAGCGAAGATGAGGGAAGTGAAGCATCATCGAGTAATACCGATATCAACTCGAAAAGAGGGCTGAAACGTAGTCGTGactcggaagatgatggagacGAAGGAGGAAGCGATGAAGATCTACCTATACAAACCAGTAATACAGCTTCGACATCACGTATCAACCTATCTTCCAGAATTTCCACAGCTGTCAACGGTCACAAGACCCCGCAGAAGAGCACGATAGATCCCTCAGCAGCTTTCACAGCCAATCCTAAACCTTCTTCAGACACCACTTTCGCATCTCTGGGTTTATCCCAGCCACTTATCACAGCGTTGGGATCGATAAATATTCATAAGCCAACGGAGATTCAGGCGGCTTGTGTGGGACCTATATTATCAG GGAGAGACTGCATTGGAGGTGCTAAAACAGGTAGTGGTAAAACCATGGCATTTGCTTTGCCGATAGTGGAGAGGATAGCAAGAGATCCATTTGGTGTCTGGGCTGTTGTTCTGACTCCtaccag AGAGTTGGCATATCAGTTGTCCGAACAGTTCTTAGTCGTCGGTAAACCTCTTGGACTCACGACGGCTACGATAGTGGGAGGTATGGACATGATGACTCAAGCACAGCAACTCGAAGCTCGTCCACAGATCATTGTAGCAACACCCGGACGATTATGTGATTTATTGAGAAGTGATGGTATGAGTCAAGGGAAATTGAGTAGAGTGAAAACCTTG GTACTTGATGAAGCCGATAGACTCCTCACACCAACATTCGCCCCCGAATTAGCATACCTCTTCTCCCAGATACCGCCCAAACGTCAGACCTGTCTGTTCACCGCGACGGTCAGCGAAGCGATAATGGAACTGGCCAATAAATCTCCTGCACCGGGGAAAGAGAAACCTTTCGTGTATCGAGTGGAATCAGA TACTTTGACGGTATCTCGATTGAAGCAGAAATACTTGTTTATACCCTCACAGATACGTGATCCATATTTACTTTACCTTTTGCAACATCCacctgaagatatcgatattgcCTTACGTGTTGATCCAAAGAAGAATAAGTCTCAAGATTCAGAAGAAAAACGTAAAAAGGGTAAAAAGAACAAACATGTGAAAatcatggatgatgaagatgaaaatgaaaatataCCTTCGACAATCATATTCACTCAACGATGTGCTACAGCACACTTGTTACATTTACTTCTCAACCAGCTAGAAATACCTTCTGTGGCTCTACATTCTCATCTTAGCCAACCTCAAAGATTGCTCTCCCTGGCTCGATTCCGAGCTCAGGAAGTGAAGGTTTTAGTGACGACTGACGTAGGATCGAGAGGGTTGGATATACCTGAAGTGGCTATGGTGGTTAATTGGGACTGTCCAAGAAGGTCAGACGATTATATACACCGAGTAGGAAGAACCGCAAGAGcaggaagaggtggtgtgGCCATCACGGTGATTACCGAACGAGATGTAGAGTTGGTCAAGatgattgaggatgatgttaAAGTGAAATTACAAGAGTTGACATTACCTGAAGATACGGTCTTGGAAAGTATGAATAAAGTTGCGTTGGCTAGACGGATGGCTacgatg GAAATGCACGATTCAGGGTTCGGTGAGAGACAGGCTATAAATAAAGCCAAGGCTGtgaaaaggatgaagagagatgcaGCGTCGAAGGCTAACTGA